The following are encoded together in the Humulus lupulus chromosome 5, drHumLupu1.1, whole genome shotgun sequence genome:
- the LOC133777981 gene encoding uncharacterized protein LOC133777981, with product MRKAMTLDVSRPTRPTFNYHCQLRNKSHLIMSSAPKKRPKPKSSSSSPSPSPSANFSLKSFFWEPPDNFFPSKDDFFRLIAGLAIAASIAAACNFFANSFMNTQPKPFCDSGVDHSDLLSDHCEPCPSNGQCYQGKLKCDSGYRKRGNLCIEDGDINQTAKKLSDWVQLHLCESYAQYLCGGPEIIWVQEDDVWNDLDGHKLMEHAGSGNAITNITKHKATRIIEKVLETRTNVQGFKEWKCPDVLAENYKSFSCRVHQWIFNNVLVILPVCVLLMGFILLIWKVRQKLYLSKRVEELYQQVCEILEENALMSNRANGESEPWVVASRLRDHLLSPKERKNPVLWRKVEELVQEDSRLDCYPKLVKGESKVVWEWQVEGSLSSTKIRKKSETSKLNFTENVNIYSAQPHHRLKTEAQIF from the exons ATGAGAAAAGCTATGACATTAGACGTCTCCCGACCAACCCGCCCTACTTTCAATTACCATTGTCAGCTGAGAAACAAAAGCCATTTGATCATGTCTTCCGCTCCAAAGAAGCGCCCCAAACCCAAGtcgtcttcttcttctccttctccttctccttctgcAAACTTTTCGCTTAAATCGTTTTTCTGGGAACCACCCGATAATTTCTTTCCCTCCAAGGACGACTTCTTCAGACTCATCGCTGGTCTCGCAATTGCAGCTTCAATCGCTGCGGCCTGCAATTTTTTCGCCAATTCTTTCATGAATACTCAGCCTAAACCTTTCTGCGATAGCGGTGTGGATCACTCGGATTTGCTCTCTG ACCATTGTGAACCTTGTCCAAGTAACGGACAATGTTATCAAGGCAAGTTGAAGTGTGATAGTGGCTATAGGAAGCGTGGAAACTTATGTATCGAAGATGGAGATATTAATCAAACAGCTAAGAAACTT TCGGATTGGGTACAATTGCATCTTTGTGAATCTTATGCTCAATATTTGTGTGGTGGACCGGAGATAATTTGG GTTCAGGAGGATGATGTATGGAATGACTTAGATGGGCACAAGCTGATGGAACATGCTGGTTCCGGCAATGCCATTACTAACATTACAAAGCATAAAGCCACCAGAATCATTGAAAAAGTATTAGAGACTAGGACAAATGTTCAGGG GTTCAAAGAATGGAAGTGTCCAGATGTTCTAGCAGAAAATTACAAATCTTTTTCTTGTCGCGTACATCAATGGATCTTCAACAATGTGCTAGTGATTTTGCCAGTTTGTGTGCTG CTTATGGGATTCATATTACTGATCTGGAAAGTCCGTCAGAAGCTATATTTGTCAAAAAGAGTTGAAGAGCTTTATCAGCAG GTTTGTGAAATACTTGAAGAGAATGCCTTGATGTCAAATAGAGCGAATGGAGAAAGTGAACCATGGGTTGTTGCATCTAGGTTGCGGGATCATCTTCTATCTCCAAAAGAGAGGAAGAACCCTGTTTTATGGAGAAAG GTAGAGGAGTTAGTTCAGGAAGATTCTCGCTTAGATTGCTATCCTAAGCTGGTGAAAGGTGAATCAAAAGTAGTATGGGAGTGGCAAG TTGAAGGCTCTTTGAGTTCTACAAAGATAAGAAAAAAGAGTGAGACAAGCAAGTTAAATTTCACTGAGAACGTGAACATATATTCTGCTCAGCCCCACCACAGATTAAAGACAG AGGCACAGATCTTTTGA